In Oryza glaberrima chromosome 8, OglaRS2, whole genome shotgun sequence, the following are encoded in one genomic region:
- the LOC127782639 gene encoding uncharacterized protein LOC127782639, with product MAAAGGLEQWQKDGFFQAAEEVQESADLMESIYRTWMRERDSGANLEELSDLQRELKTALGTAKWQLEQFERAISMSNDKYSLEEGTLARRRQFVVAMEDQISQVEKQINDYSIDNDRRGLNWVKLDDEERDDLVAFLSAPAQLSQDTKKRDNTYHSPSKQKNVLIGANDPRDMAAISKDRHKTEALCREISNGQSEACCLAEQLNGHSTSPSSGGEHWKIDISDDKDDDRKLSPNKVEASSQATAFSGIMKTTESFTRVRWLRNSLWKAKSDEHLPLRYDMPNHLDWRVITLLAQRFNGLTERSRSCFSGWKENSRVSGRMGGLHIQGPQYNTQFGRSIRITLLLVLSIFLIVPFLVYSA from the exons ggcggcgggagggctgGAGCAGTGGCAGAAGGACGGGTTCTTCCAGGCCGCCGAGGAGGTGCAGGAGTCGGCGGACTT GATGGAATCTATTTATAGAACTTGGATGCGGGAACGCGATAGCGGAGCTAATTTAGAGGAGCTGAGCGATTTGCAAAGGGAGCTGAAGACAGCATTAGGAACTGCAAAGTGGCAG TTGGAGCAGTTTGAGAGAGCTATAAGCATGAGCAATGATAAGTATTCTTTGGAAGAGGGTACATTGGCCAGGCGTCGGCAGTTCGTTGTAGCAATGGAGGACCAGATTTCTCAAGTAGAGAAACAAATAAATGATTACTCGATTGACAATGATAGGCGAGGGCTCAACTGGGTAAAGTTAGATGATGAGGAACGTGATGATCTTGTGGCTTTCCTTTCAGCACCTGCACAGTTATCTCAAGATACAAAGAAAAGAGACAACACTTACCATAGTCCATCAAAACAAAAGAATGTGTTGATTGGCGCGAATGATCCCAGGGACATGGCTGCAATCAGTAAAGACCGACATAAAACTGAAGCATTATGCAGAGAAATTTCAAATGGTCAGAGTGAAGCTTGTTGTCTAGCCGAGCAGTTAAATGGTCACAGTACAAGCCCGAGTTCTGGTGGTGAACACTGGAAGATCGATATTTCTGATGATAAAGACGATGATAGAAAATTGTCCCCTAACAAGGTCGAGGCATCAAGTCAGGCAACTGCATTTTCTGGTATCATGAAAACCACCGAATCTTTCACAAGAGTAAGATGGTTGAGGAATAGCTTGTGGAAAGCCAAGAGTGATGAACATCTTCCGTTAAGATATGATATGCCAAATCACTTAGACTGGAGGGTTATAACCTTATTAGCACAG AGGTTTAACGGGCTTACTGAAAGAAGCAGGAGTTGTTTCAGCGGTTGGAAGGAAAACTCTAGAGTATCTGGAAGGATGGGTGGACTTCATATACAAGGGCCGCAATACAACACTCAGTTTGGTCGTTCCATTCGAATAACCCTTTTACTGGTGTTGAGCATCTTTCTGATTG TGCCATTTCTCGTGTACTCAGCTTGA